The Sphingopyxis fribergensis genome contains a region encoding:
- a CDS encoding FecCD family ABC transporter permease: MSRFALPRWSLITALAALMLVAAVASLLFGAVDLSVARLVDAAMGNNDKVASIILFDLRLPRTILALAVGAMLGLAGAALQGYLRNPLAEPSVLGTSNAAALGGVAAIYFGLAEIHPIILPLLATGGALVSLALLFILSGRAESPLTLILAGIAVGTLAVAGTSLALNLSPNPFAAMEIMTWLLGSLENRSFDHVWIALPCIAIGGAMLLWNGRALDALTLGEDAAQALGTDLRRTRLRLLIGTAIGVGGAVAVSGSIGFIGLIVPHLVRPLTDRSPSAILLPSAIGGAALLTLADLGVRIIPTTNELKLGVVTAFLGVPVFLVHLMRERRLW; this comes from the coding sequence ATGAGCCGTTTCGCCCTGCCCCGCTGGTCGCTGATAACAGCGTTGGCGGCGCTGATGCTCGTTGCTGCGGTCGCGTCTTTGTTATTCGGCGCGGTCGACCTGTCGGTCGCACGGCTCGTCGACGCCGCGATGGGTAACAACGATAAGGTCGCGTCGATCATCCTGTTCGACCTCCGGCTGCCGCGCACGATATTGGCGCTTGCGGTCGGTGCGATGCTCGGGCTCGCGGGCGCCGCGTTGCAAGGCTATCTGCGCAATCCGCTCGCCGAACCCTCGGTGCTCGGCACGTCGAACGCCGCGGCGCTCGGCGGCGTCGCGGCGATCTATTTCGGGCTTGCCGAAATCCATCCGATCATCTTGCCGCTGCTCGCCACCGGCGGCGCGCTCGTGTCGCTCGCCTTGCTCTTCATCCTTTCAGGCAGGGCCGAAAGCCCGCTGACCTTGATCCTCGCGGGGATTGCGGTCGGGACGCTGGCGGTCGCGGGAACGAGCCTTGCGCTCAACCTGTCGCCCAATCCCTTTGCGGCAATGGAGATCATGACCTGGCTGCTCGGCAGCCTTGAAAACCGGTCGTTCGATCATGTGTGGATCGCGCTGCCTTGTATCGCCATCGGCGGCGCGATGCTGCTGTGGAACGGCCGCGCGCTCGACGCGCTGACGCTCGGCGAGGATGCGGCGCAGGCGCTGGGCACCGATTTGCGGCGCACGCGGCTGCGCCTCTTGATCGGTACGGCGATCGGAGTCGGCGGCGCTGTCGCGGTGTCAGGGTCGATCGGCTTTATCGGCCTGATCGTGCCGCACCTGGTCCGCCCGCTGACCGACCGCAGCCCGTCGGCGATCCTGCTGCCATCGGCGATCGGCGGCGCGGCACTGCTGACGCTTGCCGATCTGGGCGTCAGGATCATCCCGACCACGAACGAGCTGAAGCTCGGCGTCGTCACGGCGTTTCTCGGGGTGCCGGTCTTCCTTGTCCACCTGATGCGGGAGCGGCGGCTATGGTGA
- a CDS encoding ABC transporter ATP-binding protein — translation MVTITLNDVGVTLGRRAVVHGVSAAFGPGTLTGIVGPNGAGKSTLARAMLALVSASGSVRVDDVDAAAMPRGELARRIAYVPQGQTLHWPLTVERLVGLGRLPHLAPMSRIADTDTAAIERAMARADVLDLRDRIATELSGGERARVLFARALAVEAPALIADEPLASLDPGHQIDVMDMLRAEAAGGALVIAVLHDLTLAARYCDRLLLIDSGRIVADGTPPEVLTAERLRKVYGIDARVETGGEWPTITTFGRAR, via the coding sequence ATGGTGACCATCACGCTGAACGACGTCGGCGTCACGCTTGGCCGGCGCGCGGTGGTCCACGGCGTCAGCGCGGCCTTTGGCCCCGGCACGCTGACCGGGATTGTCGGCCCCAATGGCGCGGGCAAATCGACGCTGGCGCGCGCGATGCTCGCGCTGGTGTCGGCAAGCGGGTCTGTGCGGGTTGACGACGTCGATGCCGCCGCGATGCCGCGCGGCGAGTTGGCGCGGCGGATCGCTTATGTGCCGCAGGGGCAGACTTTGCACTGGCCGCTCACCGTTGAACGGCTCGTCGGGCTGGGGCGGCTGCCGCACCTCGCGCCGATGTCACGGATCGCCGACACCGATACCGCGGCGATTGAGCGCGCGATGGCGCGCGCCGATGTGCTCGATCTACGCGACCGAATTGCGACCGAATTGTCGGGTGGCGAACGCGCGCGCGTGCTGTTCGCGCGCGCACTTGCGGTCGAGGCGCCGGCGCTGATCGCCGACGAACCGCTCGCAAGCCTCGACCCGGGGCATCAGATCGACGTGATGGACATGCTCCGCGCCGAAGCGGCGGGCGGCGCGCTGGTGATCGCGGTGCTGCACGATCTGACGCTCGCGGCGCGCTATTGCGACCGGCTGCTGCTGATCGATAGCGGGCGGATCGTCGCCGACGGGACGCCCCCCGAGGTGCTGACCGCCGAAAGGCTGCGCAAGGTTTACGGCATTGATGCGCGGGTCGAGACCGGTGGAGAGTGGCCGACCATCACCACCTTCGGTCGCGCGCGATGA
- a CDS encoding phytanoyl-CoA dioxygenase family protein, with product MSERLFCEQGHAAVPLFEPDLVRMAAADIAEHIDRVARALYMPFEQSCPDAPLSERIDRIYAKERSVANLLRLAVCTDAHRGERLQALANDPRLIETAERLGGRKLSGKIARVRASIACFPEHRHAWHSDVARDDGTGCGKVVVTAWIPLTDARPERGGLEIAAGRQPAPLASMGDDGFEIPEWRLADLPRVQPECPAGTVLFLDRFTPHRTLPAKATRFALVVWMKAA from the coding sequence ATGAGCGAACGGCTCTTTTGCGAACAGGGCCATGCCGCAGTGCCGTTGTTCGAACCTGATTTGGTCCGCATGGCCGCGGCCGACATCGCCGAGCATATCGACCGGGTCGCGCGCGCTCTTTACATGCCCTTCGAACAAAGCTGCCCCGACGCGCCGCTGAGCGAGCGGATCGACCGTATCTATGCGAAGGAGCGCAGCGTTGCGAACCTACTGCGCCTGGCCGTCTGCACCGATGCACATCGCGGCGAGCGGCTGCAGGCGCTCGCGAACGATCCGCGACTGATCGAAACCGCCGAACGGCTCGGCGGCCGTAAGCTGTCGGGAAAGATCGCGCGCGTCCGCGCCAGCATCGCCTGCTTTCCCGAACATCGCCATGCGTGGCACAGTGACGTGGCGCGCGATGACGGCACCGGATGCGGCAAGGTGGTGGTGACCGCCTGGATCCCGCTGACCGACGCCCGGCCGGAGCGCGGCGGGCTGGAGATTGCGGCGGGGCGCCAGCCCGCGCCGCTCGCGAGCATGGGCGACGACGGGTTCGAAATTCCCGAATGGCGCCTCGCCGACCTGCCGCGCGTACAACCCGAATGCCCGGCGGGGACGGTGCTGTTCCTCGACCGCTTCACCCCGCACCGCACCCTGCCTGCGAAGGCGACGCGCTTTGCGCTCGTCGTGTGGATGAAGGCCGCTTAG
- a CDS encoding family 20 glycosylhydrolase yields MRALRAMGTSIAALAAPLASAADTSPQASLDRFADTLGYRYQVVDNGPACPTGIEGCFLSTITLTMPERLPDALPTQGLSLYFSFVNRLPLVESDIFTHQLVNGDLQQLTLKPGATLRPGSKYEIRLWGTGSNFSKAFAMPNAYLVVDGLQPRTIAATRPILDPETGLQYLPFVAPMTDEAKLATKGDADKTRWLTAERAFASQAERQAPEATGIAILPKPAKATQGRDKAIDLGRGVALTLTGLERSAVAPALMALGVAEGGAVPLAIRVDTAMKPESYVLDVKASGISIIAGDAAGASHALRSLAQQAMFERGKLRPLHVEDAPEYRFRGLHIDLGRNFHGRDQLFKLVEAMAAYKLNKLHLHLADDEGWRIEIPALPELAEIGSKRCHDPAETTCLLPQLGAGPDGTGGVNGYLSVADYVAIVRAAAARQIEVIPSIDMPGHSRAAIRAMEVRAARLTAEGKKAEADAYRLIDPADTTEYRSIQNYDDNTLNVCLPATYRFVDTVVDALAKMHEQAGARLKTFHLGADETAGAWVKSPACMAMIAENGGDAGKLTPRFIERVSQSLAAKGLEAAGWSDGMGHTEAARMPGKVQTNIWGVLHAGAIREAHDQMNRGWDTVLSVPDLGYFDMPYAPHPDEGGYNWASRGVDPYQVFGFMPANLPANAATIRNIQAEGTAIEDKPILQPGHRVAGLQAQLWSETIRTDAQADYMLFPRLLALAERAWSPAPWTPAYQAGASYIWGDQRVDAAKLKAGWRDFAGRVAAQWPMLDRMGIAYRVAPPGARIANGKLEANSMFPGTAIEYRIGGGAWTRYSGPVTVSGAADMRSRSADGKRASRTIRVEPAR; encoded by the coding sequence ATGCGGGCCTTAAGGGCGATGGGGACGTCGATTGCGGCGCTGGCCGCGCCGCTGGCTTCGGCGGCGGACACGTCGCCGCAAGCCTCGCTCGACCGCTTCGCCGATACGCTGGGCTACCGCTATCAGGTGGTCGACAATGGCCCGGCGTGCCCGACCGGCATCGAGGGCTGTTTCCTGTCGACGATCACGCTGACGATGCCCGAACGGCTGCCGGACGCGCTCCCGACGCAGGGCCTCTCGCTCTACTTCAGCTTCGTCAATCGGCTCCCGCTTGTCGAAAGCGACATCTTCACGCATCAGCTCGTCAATGGCGATCTGCAGCAACTGACGCTGAAACCCGGCGCGACGCTGCGCCCCGGCTCTAAATATGAGATCAGACTGTGGGGCACCGGGTCCAATTTCTCCAAGGCGTTCGCGATGCCCAACGCCTATCTGGTTGTCGACGGATTGCAGCCGCGCACGATCGCGGCGACGCGTCCCATCCTCGATCCCGAAACGGGCCTCCAATATCTGCCCTTCGTCGCGCCGATGACCGACGAGGCGAAGCTCGCGACCAAGGGCGACGCCGACAAGACGCGCTGGCTCACCGCCGAACGCGCCTTTGCGTCGCAGGCCGAGCGGCAGGCGCCCGAAGCGACGGGCATCGCGATTCTCCCCAAACCGGCCAAAGCGACGCAGGGCAGGGACAAAGCCATCGACCTCGGCCGCGGCGTCGCGCTGACACTGACTGGTCTCGAACGGAGCGCCGTCGCGCCCGCTCTGATGGCGCTCGGCGTGGCCGAGGGTGGCGCGGTGCCGCTCGCGATCCGCGTCGACACGGCGATGAAGCCGGAAAGCTATGTCCTTGACGTCAAGGCGTCGGGTATCTCGATCATCGCGGGCGACGCGGCGGGGGCTAGCCATGCGCTGCGCTCGCTCGCCCAGCAGGCAATGTTCGAACGCGGCAAGCTCAGGCCGCTCCATGTCGAGGACGCCCCCGAATATCGTTTCCGCGGGCTCCATATCGACCTTGGCCGCAACTTCCACGGCCGCGACCAGCTTTTCAAGCTGGTCGAAGCGATGGCGGCGTACAAGCTCAACAAGCTGCACCTCCATCTCGCCGATGACGAAGGCTGGCGGATCGAGATCCCGGCGCTTCCCGAACTCGCCGAAATCGGCTCGAAACGCTGCCATGATCCTGCCGAGACGACGTGCCTGCTTCCGCAACTCGGCGCTGGTCCCGACGGGACCGGCGGTGTCAACGGCTACCTCAGCGTCGCCGATTATGTCGCGATCGTCAGGGCGGCGGCCGCACGGCAGATCGAGGTCATCCCATCGATCGACATGCCCGGCCACAGTCGCGCCGCGATCAGGGCGATGGAGGTGCGCGCCGCACGGCTGACCGCTGAAGGAAAAAAGGCCGAGGCGGACGCCTATCGGCTGATCGACCCCGCCGACACGACCGAATATCGCAGCATCCAGAATTACGACGACAACACGCTGAACGTGTGCCTGCCCGCGACCTATCGCTTCGTCGACACGGTGGTCGATGCGCTCGCCAAGATGCATGAGCAGGCCGGAGCGCGGCTCAAGACCTTCCACCTCGGCGCCGATGAGACCGCGGGCGCGTGGGTCAAATCGCCCGCCTGCATGGCGATGATCGCCGAAAATGGCGGCGATGCGGGCAAGCTCACCCCGCGCTTCATCGAACGCGTGAGCCAGAGTCTCGCCGCCAAGGGGCTCGAAGCCGCCGGGTGGAGCGACGGCATGGGGCACACCGAAGCCGCGCGCATGCCGGGAAAAGTCCAGACCAACATCTGGGGCGTGCTCCACGCGGGCGCGATCCGCGAGGCGCACGACCAGATGAACCGCGGCTGGGACACGGTCCTGTCTGTCCCCGACCTCGGCTATTTCGATATGCCCTACGCGCCGCACCCCGACGAGGGCGGTTATAACTGGGCCTCGCGCGGGGTCGATCCGTATCAGGTGTTCGGCTTCATGCCCGCCAATCTGCCGGCCAATGCCGCGACGATCCGCAACATTCAGGCGGAGGGCACGGCGATCGAGGACAAACCGATCCTTCAGCCCGGCCACCGCGTCGCGGGGCTGCAGGCGCAGCTATGGAGCGAGACGATCCGCACCGACGCGCAGGCCGACTATATGCTCTTCCCGCGCCTGCTCGCGCTCGCCGAACGCGCATGGAGCCCGGCGCCTTGGACCCCGGCGTATCAGGCGGGCGCCAGTTATATATGGGGCGATCAGCGTGTCGATGCGGCGAAGCTCAAGGCGGGCTGGCGGGATTTCGCCGGGCGGGTCGCCGCGCAATGGCCGATGCTCGACCGCATGGGTATCGCCTATCGCGTCGCCCCTCCCGGCGCGCGGATCGCGAACGGCAAGCTCGAGGCGAACAGCATGTTCCCGGGGACCGCAATCGAATATCGGATTGGGGGCGGTGCTTGGACGCGCTATTCGGGGCCGGTGACGGTCAGCGGTGCGGCCGATATGCGCAGCCGCTCCGCCGACGGCAAACGCGCAAGCCGCACGATCCGCGTCGAACCCGCCCGCTAA
- a CDS encoding GntR family transcriptional regulator, translated as MALVVSAETPLQPDGATSLSLIERVGPLQKDDPTPLYLQLQKILRDAVEGQLVKAEEAIPTERDLAEEFDVSRITVRKAIDGLVADGIVTRRRGAGTFVTRPRVEKSFSRLTSFSEDMVSRGRKPHSEWISKTAGAVTPEEALSLGLSPGSLVYRFHRIRYADDTSMALEYATIPAYCLPSVETVGASLYEALEAAGHLPVRALQRLRAVAFTAEQADVLGIEAGTPGLFIERRGFLSDGRTAEFTQSYYRGDAYDVVAELNG; from the coding sequence ATGGCGCTGGTCGTATCGGCCGAAACGCCTTTGCAACCGGATGGAGCAACGTCCTTGTCACTGATCGAACGCGTGGGGCCGCTGCAAAAGGACGATCCCACCCCGCTGTACCTTCAGTTGCAGAAGATTCTGCGCGACGCGGTCGAGGGGCAATTGGTCAAGGCTGAGGAGGCGATTCCGACCGAGCGCGACCTCGCCGAGGAATTCGACGTGTCGCGGATCACGGTGCGCAAAGCCATCGACGGGCTGGTTGCCGACGGCATCGTGACGCGGCGACGCGGCGCGGGGACCTTCGTCACCCGGCCGCGCGTCGAGAAGAGCTTTTCGAGGCTGACCTCCTTCTCGGAAGACATGGTGTCGCGCGGGCGCAAACCGCACAGCGAATGGATCAGCAAGACCGCGGGCGCCGTCACGCCCGAGGAGGCGCTGTCACTCGGCCTGTCGCCGGGCTCGCTCGTCTATCGCTTTCACCGCATCCGCTATGCCGACGACACCTCGATGGCGCTCGAATATGCGACGATCCCGGCCTATTGCCTGCCGTCGGTCGAGACGGTCGGGGCATCGCTGTACGAGGCGCTCGAAGCCGCCGGACATCTGCCTGTGCGCGCGCTCCAGCGGCTGCGCGCGGTCGCCTTCACCGCCGAACAGGCCGATGTACTTGGGATCGAGGCCGGCACGCCGGGCCTGTTCATCGAACGACGCGGCTTCCTGTCCGACGGGCGCACGGCCGAATTCACCCAAAGCTATTATCGCGGCGACGCCTATGACGTCGTCGCCGAGTTGAACGGCTAG